One stretch of Astatotilapia calliptera chromosome 3, fAstCal1.2, whole genome shotgun sequence DNA includes these proteins:
- the LOC113012912 gene encoding E3 ubiquitin-protein ligase TRIM39-like: MASTLSEEQFQCSICLYSFKNPVSIPCGHNFCLECIKRYWDVAQKSDCPLCKESFGSRPELRVNRTLKEITERFQSLLKEMPGFKPQRPIIPLLPNRSGGEMEFKIKPLQTRIKKTQEQYQQMIQIRIRKTEEIKQSMELSKRNKEREIQASVQNATMMVSAIERNQALLIEEIERKQEVAEKRAEELLKEISQEINELQKRRSELHLLEHTENPVQLQQNFLHLNAPMSVKHWADVRVQSESYARTVRRNFSKLVDICQELERKLCAEEVNKMNKYAVDVTLDPATAAGWVVLSPDNKKVSMSYQQWRTLLPDDPRRFDSCVAVLGKQSFTSGKRYWVVQVGDKTDWDLGVAQESINRKGAITVRPDNGYWAICRRNGGSLCACAGPAVTLHLKEIPQKVGIFLDYEEGSVSFYNTEAKTHIYTYSGLTFTEPLYPYFNPCIHDNGKNTAQLVICPIEAGITVDPSAR, from the exons ATGGCCTCCACATTGTCTGAAGAGCAATTTCAGTGCAGCATCTGTTTGTACAGCTTCAAAAATCCTGTCTCTATCCCGTGTGGGCACAATTTCTGCCTGGAGTGCATCAAACGTTATTGGGATGTGGCGCAAAAGTCGGATTGTCCGCTGTGCAAAGAATCCTTTGGAAGTCGCCCCGAACTCAGGGTGAATAGGACCTTaaaagaaatcactgaaagATTTCAAAG CTTGTTAAAGGAAATGCCAGGATTCAAACCACAGAGACCCATCATTCCACTACTGCCAAATAGGTCTGGAGGAGAGATGGAGTTCAAGATCAAG CCTCTGCAGACTCGGATAAAGAAGACCCAAGAGCAGTATCAACAGATGATCCAGATCCGAATCAGAAAGACCGAGGAGATCAAACAGTCAATGGAGCTGAGCAAA agaaataaagaaagagagaTACAGGCCAGCGTTCAGAATGCCACAATGATGGTAAGTGCCATTGAGAGAAACCAGGCTTTGCTCATCGAGGAGATCGAACGGAAGCAGGAGGTGGCTGAGAAGAGAGCAGAGGAGCTTCTCAAGGAGATCAGCCAGGAGATCAATGAGCTGCAGAAGAGACGCAGTGAGCTGCACCTCCTGGAGCACACTGAGAACCCAGTTCAGCTCCAGCAG aaCTTTTTACATCTGAACGCTCCGATGTCCGTCAAGCACTGGGCTGACGTCAGAGTCCAATCGGAGAGCTACGCACGGACTGTGAGGAGAAATTTCTCCAAACTGGTCGACATCTGCCAAGAACTGGAGAGGAAGCTGTGTGCAGAAG AGGTAAACAAGATGAATAAATATGCAG TGGATGTAACTCTGGATCCTGCTACTGCTGCTGGCTGGGTGGTCCTGTCCCCGGATAATAAAAAG GTGAGCATGAGCTACCAGCAGTGGAGGACCCTGCTACCTGACGACCCCCGCAGGTTCGACTCCTGCGTCGccgtgctgggaaaacaaaGCTTCACATCTGGGAAACGTTACTGGGTGGTTCAG gtTGGGGATAAAACAGACTGGGATCTTGGGGTGGCCCAGGAGTCCATCAACAGGAAGGGCGCCATCACAGTTCGCCCTGATAACGGTTACTGGGCGATATGCCGACGTAACGGTGGTAGCCTGTGCGCCTGCGCTGGGCCCGCCGTCACTCTTCACCTTAAAGAAATTCCTCAGAAAGTCGGTATATTCCTGGACTATGAAGAAGGCTCGGTGTCCTTCTACAACACAGAGGCAAAGACTCACATTTATACTTACAGCGGGCTCACTTTCACTGAGCCGCTGTATCCGTACTTTAACCCCTGCATACATGACAACGGGAAGAACACGGCCCAGCTGGTCATCTGCCCGATCGAGGCTGGGATCACTGTAGACCCTTCAGCACGTTGA